A window of the Shinella zoogloeoides genome harbors these coding sequences:
- the istB gene encoding IS21-like element helper ATPase IstB: protein MSTEAPDILLAHYLKTLKLPTFQREHQKLARLCATEGVDHVGYLFRLAEREMIERDRRKVERRIKAAKFPIVKSLDSFDFTAIPKLNKMQVLELARCEWIERRENVIALGPSGTGKTHVALGLGLAACQKGLSVGFTTAAALVSEMMEARDERRLLRFQKQMAGYKLLIIDELGFVPLSKTGAELLFELISQRYERGATLITSNLPFDEWTETLGSERLTGALLDRVTHHVNILEMNGDSYRLAQSRARKAG from the coding sequence ATGAGCACCGAAGCACCCGACATCCTGCTCGCCCACTATCTCAAGACCCTGAAGCTGCCGACCTTCCAGCGCGAGCACCAGAAGCTGGCCCGGTTATGCGCCACCGAAGGCGTCGATCATGTCGGATACCTGTTCCGGCTTGCCGAACGGGAGATGATCGAACGGGACCGCCGCAAGGTCGAACGTCGGATCAAGGCGGCTAAATTCCCGATCGTCAAAAGCCTCGACAGCTTCGACTTCACAGCCATCCCCAAGCTGAACAAGATGCAGGTGCTGGAACTGGCCCGCTGTGAATGGATCGAGCGCCGGGAGAACGTCATTGCGCTGGGCCCGAGCGGCACGGGTAAGACGCATGTCGCGCTCGGTCTCGGCCTGGCCGCGTGCCAGAAAGGCCTGTCCGTCGGGTTCACGACAGCGGCCGCCCTGGTCAGCGAGATGATGGAGGCCCGCGACGAACGGCGTCTTCTTCGGTTCCAGAAACAGATGGCCGGCTACAAGCTGCTCATCATCGACGAGCTGGGCTTTGTGCCGCTGTCAAAGACCGGCGCGGAATTGCTGTTCGAGCTGATCTCGCAACGCTACGAGCGCGGGGCCACCCTGATCACCAGCAATCTTCCATTTGACGAATGGACGGAAACCCTGGGGTCCGAACGATTGACCGGCGCTCTGCTCGATCGCGTTACCCACCACGTCAACATCCTCGAGATGAACGGCGACAGCTATCGCCTCGCTCAAAGTCGAGCCCGAAAGGCCGGCTAA
- a CDS encoding LacI family DNA-binding transcriptional regulator: MEGVGSPLVAGKERTGGKARGIARRATLSDVAAEAGVSTAVVSYVLNGGPRNVSETTRIAVEQAMEKLNYRRNPVASALTAGRSNLVGLLVPDQSNPFFAELAGEFEREGRARGYLTMLGNTSHDASIELDYVRALADWRVRAVFVASVNEHEFVVDGCPIIYVHSAPAKSRLTAALFDDFGGGITATRHLIAHGYEDIHCLAGPSDFGPFGHRRRGWEAAMSEAGLSTKGRVHYVAASRLEAARQIRDLMMGDRCPRAIFSTSDEQALSVLRAAAEAGKSIPGDVALVGFDGIAEALQGRPRITTIALPLRRLAVEVFNAIEDCGSTDRRHEPLQGQLTIGETCGCQVA, from the coding sequence ATGGAAGGCGTAGGTTCACCCTTGGTTGCAGGTAAGGAAAGAACTGGCGGAAAGGCGCGCGGCATCGCACGGCGGGCGACGTTGTCCGACGTTGCCGCGGAGGCCGGGGTTTCGACGGCCGTCGTCAGCTATGTTCTCAACGGCGGGCCGCGCAATGTATCGGAAACCACGCGGATAGCCGTCGAACAGGCGATGGAGAAGTTGAATTACCGGCGCAATCCTGTTGCGAGCGCGTTGACGGCGGGGCGTTCGAACCTCGTCGGGCTTCTGGTGCCGGACCAGTCCAACCCTTTCTTTGCCGAACTTGCCGGTGAATTTGAAAGAGAAGGGCGTGCTCGGGGTTATCTGACGATGCTGGGCAACACATCGCATGACGCCTCGATCGAGCTGGATTATGTGCGCGCCCTTGCGGACTGGCGGGTCCGGGCCGTTTTCGTAGCCAGCGTGAACGAGCACGAATTCGTGGTCGATGGTTGCCCGATCATCTACGTTCATTCTGCCCCGGCCAAGAGCCGGCTGACCGCGGCGCTGTTCGACGATTTCGGCGGGGGGATTACGGCCACGCGGCATCTGATCGCTCATGGCTACGAAGATATCCATTGTCTGGCGGGGCCAAGCGACTTCGGCCCGTTCGGACATCGCCGGCGCGGCTGGGAGGCGGCGATGAGCGAGGCCGGCCTGTCGACAAAGGGGCGCGTACACTATGTCGCCGCGTCCCGATTGGAGGCGGCAAGGCAGATTCGTGACCTGATGATGGGCGACCGTTGTCCGCGAGCGATTTTCTCGACAAGCGACGAACAGGCTCTGTCGGTGCTCAGGGCAGCGGCCGAGGCAGGTAAAAGCATCCCGGGCGATGTCGCGCTGGTTGGGTTCGACGGCATAGCCGAGGCGCTTCAGGGCAGACCCCGCATAACGACCATCGCCCTTCCCCTGCGCCGGCTCGCGGTCGAGGTTTTCAACGCCATAGAGGATTGCGGCTCGACTGACCGGCGGCACGAACCGCTGCAGGGCCAATTGACGATAGGCGAAACCTGCGGCTGCCAAGTGGCGTGA
- the pncB gene encoding nicotinate phosphoribosyltransferase, with product MAVNDIATRTYDHNFRLDPIVRSLLDTDFYKLLMLQMIRQLHPDVNATFSLINRTKSVRLADIIDEGELRAQLDHARSVRFTKKELIWLAGNSFYGRARMFGPDFIAWLAAFQLPEYDLRKVDGQYELHFDGPWTHTSMWEIPALAIINEMKSRAAMRDRGRFALDVLYARAKARLWEKVERLRQLPDLVISDFGTRRRHGFLWQRWCVEALKEGLGERFIGTSNVLLAMDADLEAIGTNAHELPMVAAALADGDEALARAPYQVLEEWRQHYNGNLLIALPDAFGTTAFLAQAPDWVADWTGFRPDSAPPIAGGEQIIAWWRGKGRDPREKLLIFSDGMDVDTIEETYRHFHGRVRMSFGWGTNLTNDFRGCDPDGGTRLDPISLVCKVTSANGRPAVKLSDNPLKATGAPAEIERYRRVFGIEGQKAIPVQV from the coding sequence ATGGCCGTCAACGATATCGCGACCCGTACCTACGACCACAATTTCCGGCTCGACCCGATCGTGCGCAGCCTGCTCGACACGGATTTCTACAAGCTGCTGATGCTCCAGATGATCCGGCAGCTTCATCCCGATGTGAACGCTACCTTTTCGCTGATCAACCGCACGAAGAGCGTGCGGCTGGCCGATATCATCGACGAGGGGGAGCTGCGTGCGCAGCTCGACCATGCCCGCAGCGTGCGTTTCACCAAGAAGGAATTAATCTGGCTTGCCGGCAACAGCTTCTATGGCCGCGCGCGCATGTTCGGCCCGGATTTCATCGCCTGGCTCGCGGCCTTCCAGCTACCGGAATACGACCTGCGCAAGGTGGATGGGCAGTATGAGCTGCATTTCGACGGACCGTGGACGCATACGTCCATGTGGGAGATTCCGGCGCTTGCGATCATCAACGAAATGAAGTCGCGCGCGGCGATGCGCGACCGGGGGCGTTTTGCGCTCGATGTGCTCTATGCCCGCGCCAAGGCGCGGCTCTGGGAGAAGGTGGAGCGGTTGCGGCAGTTGCCCGATCTGGTCATTTCCGACTTCGGCACGCGGCGGCGGCATGGCTTCCTCTGGCAGCGCTGGTGCGTGGAGGCGCTGAAGGAGGGGCTTGGAGAGCGCTTTATCGGCACCTCCAACGTGCTGCTCGCCATGGATGCCGATCTCGAGGCGATCGGCACTAATGCGCATGAACTGCCAATGGTCGCCGCTGCGCTCGCGGACGGCGACGAGGCGCTGGCGCGCGCGCCCTATCAGGTGCTGGAGGAGTGGCGGCAGCACTATAACGGCAACCTGCTGATTGCCCTGCCCGATGCTTTCGGCACCACCGCTTTCCTCGCCCAAGCGCCGGACTGGGTGGCGGACTGGACCGGCTTTCGCCCGGACAGCGCGCCGCCGATTGCCGGCGGCGAACAGATCATCGCGTGGTGGCGCGGCAAGGGGCGCGATCCGCGTGAAAAACTGCTGATCTTTTCCGATGGCATGGATGTCGACACGATCGAGGAGACCTACCGGCATTTCCATGGCCGCGTGCGCATGAGCTTCGGCTGGGGCACCAATCTTACCAACGATTTCCGCGGCTGCGACCCGGATGGCGGGACGCGCCTCGATCCGATCTCGCTGGTCTGCAAGGTGACGAGCGCCAATGGCCGCCCGGCCGTCAAGCTCTCGGATAATCCCCTGAAGGCGACCGGCGCGCCGGCGGAAATCGAACGCTATCGCCGCGTCTTCGGCATCGAGGGGCAGAAGGCGATTCCCGTGCAGGTGTGA
- a CDS encoding RrF2 family transcriptional regulator produces the protein MLTKKGKYGLKALVDLARLAPGETAFVSEIALRNNIPKKFLDTILLELRNAGMLRSKKGPGGGYSLSHPASEIRIGHAIRVLDGPLAPIRCASRTAYEACEDCADPEGCQVRRAMTEVRDAIASILDTMTLEQFVAVPGASAMIEDEALEQRAG, from the coding sequence ATGCTGACGAAAAAGGGAAAATACGGACTGAAGGCCCTCGTGGACCTCGCGCGCCTCGCCCCGGGTGAAACGGCCTTCGTCAGCGAAATCGCGCTGCGCAACAATATTCCGAAGAAATTCCTCGACACGATCCTTCTCGAGCTGCGCAATGCCGGCATGCTGCGCTCGAAGAAGGGGCCGGGCGGCGGCTATTCGCTGTCGCATCCCGCCTCCGAGATCCGCATCGGCCACGCCATCCGCGTGCTCGACGGGCCGCTTGCGCCGATCCGCTGCGCAAGCCGCACGGCCTACGAGGCCTGCGAGGACTGCGCCGATCCGGAAGGCTGTCAGGTCCGCCGGGCGATGACCGAGGTGCGCGACGCCATCGCCTCGATCCTCGACACAATGACGCTCGAACAGTTCGTCGCCGTGCCCGGGGCATCCGCCATGATCGAGGACGAGGCGCTGGAACAGCGCGCCGGCTGA
- the tauA gene encoding taurine ABC transporter substrate-binding protein: protein MTITRRTLLAATAALAMAASFGAAHAGDVTLNIGYQPIVEPSRVPQADGTYEKVTGAKINWQKFDGGADVIAAIASGSLDIGYVGSSPLAAAASRELPIETIFVVGLISEAEALAVKSVEKPEDLAGKKIATPFVSTAHYSLLTALKHWNVDPKSVEILNLRPPEIAAAWQRGDIDGAYVWDPVLAELKKDGKVLATSADVADWGGPTFDAWIVSKKFAEEHPDVVTAFVKVTGEATAAYRADPEAWSATSPEAEKIARLTGARQEEVPALLKGYIFPTLEEQAGEALLGGGTVKAVADTSAFLLEQGKIPAALSDYKPYVSTRWVSDASKLAY from the coding sequence ATGACCATTACCCGCAGAACCCTGCTGGCCGCCACCGCCGCCCTTGCCATGGCCGCCTCGTTCGGCGCAGCCCATGCCGGCGACGTGACGCTCAATATCGGCTACCAGCCGATCGTCGAGCCGTCGCGCGTGCCTCAGGCCGATGGCACCTATGAGAAGGTGACGGGGGCCAAGATCAACTGGCAGAAATTCGACGGCGGCGCGGATGTGATCGCCGCGATTGCATCCGGTTCGCTCGATATCGGCTATGTCGGCTCCTCGCCGCTGGCCGCTGCCGCCAGCCGTGAGCTGCCCATCGAGACGATCTTCGTCGTCGGCCTCATCAGCGAGGCGGAAGCGCTTGCGGTGAAATCCGTCGAGAAGCCGGAAGACCTTGCCGGCAAGAAGATCGCCACGCCCTTCGTCTCCACCGCGCATTACAGCCTGCTGACGGCGCTGAAGCACTGGAACGTCGATCCCAAGTCCGTCGAAATCCTCAACCTGCGCCCGCCGGAAATCGCGGCGGCCTGGCAGCGCGGCGATATCGACGGCGCCTATGTCTGGGATCCGGTTCTGGCCGAACTGAAGAAGGACGGCAAGGTGCTGGCGACGTCCGCCGACGTCGCCGACTGGGGCGGCCCGACCTTCGACGCCTGGATCGTCAGCAAGAAATTCGCCGAGGAGCACCCGGACGTCGTGACGGCCTTCGTGAAGGTGACCGGCGAGGCGACGGCGGCCTACCGCGCCGACCCCGAGGCATGGAGCGCCACCTCGCCCGAGGCCGAGAAGATCGCCCGCCTGACCGGCGCCAGGCAGGAAGAGGTGCCGGCGCTCCTCAAGGGCTACATCTTCCCGACACTGGAAGAGCAGGCCGGCGAGGCGCTGCTCGGCGGCGGTACGGTGAAGGCGGTTGCCGACACCTCCGCCTTCCTGCTGGAGCAGGGCAAGATCCCGGCGGCGCTGTCCGACTACAAGCCCTACGTTTCCACTCGCTGGGTCAGCGACGCGAGCAAGCTCGCCTACTGA
- a CDS encoding taurine ABC transporter ATP-binding protein yields the protein MSILTFRNVSLRYPPGAGRSAAREKRVLEGIDLQVASDELVTIIGRSGSGKTSLLNLAAGFIAPTAGAITVDGAPVQGPAADRAVVFQDDALYPWLDARDNIAFPLKLKGLSIAARRARADALLERVGLAGAGDRRIWELSGGMRQRVGIARALAAEPRFLLLDEPLGALDALTRTRMQDFLLRIKAESRAGALLITHSIEEALLLGTRILVLSPNPGRLTAEIEAGFSAEILAGASIAAVKETPLFKRMHAGLTGLIHSGAEEELAA from the coding sequence ATGAGCATCCTTACATTCCGCAACGTCTCGCTGCGCTATCCGCCGGGTGCGGGGCGCAGCGCCGCGCGTGAAAAGCGCGTTCTCGAAGGCATCGACCTGCAGGTCGCCTCGGACGAGCTTGTCACCATCATCGGGCGCTCCGGTTCGGGCAAGACGAGCCTGCTCAATCTGGCGGCCGGTTTCATCGCGCCGACGGCGGGCGCGATCACCGTGGATGGCGCGCCCGTGCAGGGGCCTGCGGCGGACCGCGCGGTCGTCTTCCAGGACGATGCGCTCTATCCCTGGCTCGATGCGCGCGACAACATCGCCTTTCCCCTCAAGCTGAAGGGGCTTTCCATCGCCGCGCGCCGCGCGCGCGCCGATGCGCTTCTGGAGCGGGTCGGGCTTGCCGGGGCCGGCGACCGGCGCATCTGGGAGCTTTCCGGCGGCATGCGCCAGCGGGTCGGTATCGCCCGGGCGCTCGCGGCCGAGCCGCGCTTCCTGCTGCTGGACGAGCCGCTCGGCGCGCTCGATGCGCTGACGCGCACGCGCATGCAGGACTTCCTGCTGCGCATCAAGGCGGAAAGCCGCGCTGGCGCGCTTCTCATCACCCACAGCATCGAGGAGGCGCTGCTGCTCGGCACGCGCATTCTGGTGCTCTCGCCCAATCCGGGGCGGCTGACGGCGGAGATCGAAGCCGGTTTCAGCGCGGAAATTCTGGCCGGTGCGTCGATTGCCGCGGTGAAGGAGACGCCGCTCTTCAAGCGTATGCATGCCGGGCTGACCGGCCTCATCCATTCCGGCGCCGAAGAGGAGCTTGCCGCATGA
- a CDS encoding ABC transporter permease subunit, with amino-acid sequence MTFSADIEALPQRIETEPAARAPTPLPVPVISAITVAAIIALWGLASAYALVSPVFLPSPRQVAIAAYNLAVKGFVDATLAEHVGASLYRIFGALIASVAIGIPAGIAIGTSRIGRGILDPIVEFLRPLPPLAYLPLVIIWAGIGEASKITVIALSMLPSIILSTSAGVRSVSKDHVNAARSLGASKRQVLTEVVLPSAVPSILTGIRIALGAGWTTLVAAELVAATSGIGFMIQSAAQFLVTDIVIAGIVVIALIAILLEYVARQIERRLVPWAFQR; translated from the coding sequence ATGACGTTCTCCGCCGATATCGAAGCCCTGCCGCAGCGGATCGAGACCGAGCCGGCCGCCCGCGCTCCCACGCCCCTTCCCGTCCCCGTTATCTCGGCCATCACGGTCGCGGCGATCATCGCTCTCTGGGGCCTCGCCTCGGCCTATGCGCTGGTCTCGCCGGTTTTCTTGCCCTCCCCGCGGCAGGTGGCGATCGCCGCCTACAATCTCGCGGTCAAAGGCTTCGTGGATGCGACGCTCGCCGAGCATGTCGGCGCCAGCCTCTACCGCATCTTCGGCGCGTTGATCGCCTCCGTCGCGATCGGCATTCCGGCGGGCATCGCCATCGGCACCAGCCGTATCGGCCGGGGCATTCTCGATCCCATCGTGGAGTTCCTGCGGCCGCTGCCGCCCCTTGCCTATCTGCCGCTCGTCATCATCTGGGCGGGTATCGGCGAAGCCTCGAAGATCACCGTCATCGCGCTTTCCATGCTGCCGTCGATCATCCTGTCGACCTCGGCCGGCGTGCGCTCCGTGTCGAAGGATCACGTCAATGCGGCGCGTTCGCTCGGCGCGAGCAAGCGACAGGTCCTCACGGAGGTCGTGCTGCCGAGCGCCGTGCCGTCCATCCTCACGGGCATCCGCATTGCGCTCGGCGCGGGCTGGACGACGCTGGTGGCGGCCGAACTGGTCGCGGCGACAAGCGGCATCGGCTTCATGATCCAGTCGGCGGCGCAGTTCCTCGTCACGGATATCGTGATCGCCGGCATCGTCGTCATCGCCCTGATCGCGATCCTGCTGGAATATGTCGCCCGGCAGATCGAGCGGCGACTGGTGCCCTGGGCGTTCCAGCGCTGA
- a CDS encoding MurR/RpiR family transcriptional regulator translates to MDLFHALSDEDGRLSGLDRKLAQIALDDVDFVTNASIGALATRAGVSPPTVTRFCRRLGCKGFPDFKVQLAKLAYVGLRYVKPDVAAETPGDVARDIVAKAQNALFQMHGQLDLAALETAARLLGGASFIQAFGASGNSAMIVNELHNRLFRLGCRIHASNDHNMNAMLAAAVQPGTVVFGSSFTGRDPALVHCLELARRHGAPTIVVTQGGSPVAAAADVVIAVDLPEGSNIFRPTATRYACLAIIDMLANLVAYADRPKSLKTLRAIKEELVSRRDGDDRQLLGD, encoded by the coding sequence ATGGACCTGTTTCATGCGTTGTCGGACGAGGACGGCAGGCTGTCCGGCCTCGACAGGAAGCTTGCGCAGATCGCGCTCGACGACGTGGACTTCGTGACGAACGCCTCCATCGGCGCGCTTGCCACGCGCGCCGGCGTCTCGCCGCCCACCGTCACGCGGTTCTGCCGCCGGCTGGGCTGCAAGGGATTTCCGGATTTCAAGGTGCAGCTCGCCAAGCTTGCCTATGTGGGCCTGCGTTACGTCAAGCCGGATGTGGCGGCGGAAACACCGGGCGACGTCGCCCGCGACATCGTCGCCAAGGCGCAGAACGCCCTGTTCCAGATGCACGGCCAGCTCGACCTTGCCGCGCTGGAAACGGCGGCCCGGCTGCTGGGCGGGGCCAGCTTCATCCAGGCTTTCGGGGCGAGCGGCAATTCGGCCATGATCGTCAACGAGCTGCACAACCGGCTTTTTCGGCTGGGATGCCGCATCCACGCCTCGAACGACCACAATATGAACGCGATGCTGGCGGCCGCTGTGCAGCCGGGCACGGTGGTCTTCGGTTCCTCCTTCACCGGGCGCGACCCGGCCCTCGTCCATTGCCTGGAACTGGCGCGCCGGCACGGCGCGCCGACCATCGTCGTCACCCAGGGCGGATCGCCCGTCGCAGCGGCGGCGGATGTGGTTATCGCCGTGGACCTGCCGGAGGGCTCGAACATCTTCCGCCCCACCGCGACACGCTATGCCTGTCTCGCGATCATCGACATGCTGGCGAACCTCGTCGCCTATGCCGACCGGCCGAAATCGCTGAAGACGCTGCGCGCCATCAAGGAGGAACTGGTCAGCCGCCGCGACGGCGACGACCGGCAGCTTCTGGGCGACTGA
- a CDS encoding M81 family metallopeptidase gives MRIFTASLATETNTFSPVPTDMNSFKAAFYAGPGEHPDTPTLCSSVVPILRHRGRAEGFTVIEGTSCWAEPAGLIQRQTYETLRDRILDELKAALPVDAVVLGLHGAMVAQGYDDPEGDFLARIREMVGPKVLIAVEFDPHSHLTAKRVANLDIMAAFLEFPHTDFEERGEHVVELALRTLKGEIKPVVSTFDCRMITIYPTSREPMRSYVDRLKAMEGRDGILSVSVIHGFMAGDVPEMGTRIVVVTDGDKAKGDALAEKLGHELYGLRRQTAMPMLDTESGLDRAAAVRAGRPDKPVVIADVWDNPGGGVAGDATFILRRMIERGLQDVAVATIWDPIAVSFCHAAGQGAELALRFGGKSGPEGGEPLDLRVTVQAVFDAGWQSFRNSRVTLGAAAVVRPLGTTIDIVLITSRTQTYEPDIFSNQGVDFTKKAFLLVKSTNHFHAGFQPISSEIVYVAAPTSYPTDPATTAYRKARLDLWPRVADPLGLEG, from the coding sequence ATGCGCATCTTCACGGCTTCCCTCGCGACCGAGACCAACACCTTTTCCCCCGTTCCCACGGATATGAATTCCTTCAAGGCGGCGTTCTATGCCGGCCCGGGCGAGCATCCCGATACGCCGACGCTCTGCTCCTCGGTGGTGCCGATCCTGCGCCATCGCGGCCGGGCGGAAGGGTTCACCGTCATCGAGGGCACATCCTGCTGGGCGGAACCGGCGGGCCTCATCCAGCGCCAGACCTACGAGACCCTGCGCGACCGGATCCTCGACGAACTCAAGGCGGCCCTGCCCGTGGATGCGGTGGTCCTCGGCCTGCACGGCGCGATGGTGGCGCAGGGCTATGACGACCCGGAGGGCGATTTCCTCGCCCGTATCCGCGAAATGGTCGGTCCCAAGGTCCTGATCGCCGTCGAGTTCGACCCGCATAGCCACCTCACCGCCAAGCGCGTCGCCAATCTCGATATCATGGCGGCCTTCCTCGAATTTCCGCACACGGATTTCGAGGAACGCGGCGAGCATGTGGTGGAACTGGCGTTGCGCACCCTGAAGGGGGAGATCAAGCCGGTCGTTTCCACCTTCGACTGCCGCATGATCACCATCTACCCGACGAGCCGCGAGCCGATGCGCTCCTATGTCGACCGCCTGAAGGCGATGGAAGGCCGCGACGGCATTCTTTCCGTCTCCGTCATCCACGGTTTCATGGCTGGCGATGTGCCGGAGATGGGCACGCGTATCGTGGTCGTCACGGATGGCGACAAGGCGAAGGGCGACGCGCTGGCCGAAAAGCTGGGCCATGAACTCTACGGTCTGCGCAGGCAGACCGCCATGCCGATGCTCGACACGGAATCCGGCCTCGACCGGGCGGCGGCGGTGCGCGCCGGGCGGCCGGACAAGCCGGTCGTCATCGCCGACGTCTGGGACAATCCCGGCGGCGGTGTCGCGGGCGACGCCACCTTCATCCTGCGCCGGATGATCGAGCGCGGTTTGCAGGATGTCGCGGTCGCCACCATCTGGGACCCCATCGCCGTTTCCTTCTGCCATGCGGCAGGGCAAGGCGCGGAACTGGCCCTGCGCTTCGGCGGCAAGTCCGGCCCGGAAGGCGGCGAGCCGCTGGACCTGCGCGTTACGGTTCAGGCGGTCTTCGACGCCGGCTGGCAGAGCTTCCGCAACAGCCGCGTGACGCTCGGCGCGGCGGCCGTGGTGCGTCCGCTCGGCACGACCATCGATATCGTGCTGATCACCAGCCGCACCCAGACCTATGAGCCGGATATCTTCTCCAACCAGGGCGTGGACTTCACGAAAAAGGCCTTCCTGCTGGTGAAGTCGACCAACCATTTCCATGCCGGTTTCCAGCCCATCTCCTCCGAGATCGTCTATGTCGCGGCCCCGACCTCCTATCCGACGGACCCGGCCACCACGGCCTATCGCAAGGCGCGGCTCGACCTGTGGCCGCGCGTTGCCGATCCGCTCGGTCTGGAGGGCTGA